The following proteins are encoded in a genomic region of Cellulomonas sp. ES6:
- a CDS encoding phosphotransferase, whose product MSHDATTPPLAFSGQRLDWRDLPRGVRSRIQELAGAQVTAETSATTGFSPGFAAVLELADGRGVFVKAVSPEQNPESPELARAEVRAAAALPPHVPAPRLLWSGDDGEWVLLGFEVAPGRPPLLPWRSDELEVVLRALDTLAECEPLPGHELRPTAEMLAGDFTGWERIAERPADELDRLVATAGEAGPWLLGHLDLLVAWERDALAACAGSALVHGDLRADNVLVDHDHDGGRVSLIDWPHAGTGAPWLDLAFMLPSVAMQGGGSPQEIFWSRPVATGVDPERLRAVVAGLSGYFAHSALQPAPVGIPNLRRFQGAQARAAVEWLRALA is encoded by the coding sequence GTGAGTCACGACGCGACGACGCCTCCACTGGCCTTCAGCGGCCAGCGCCTGGACTGGCGCGACCTCCCCCGGGGGGTCCGCAGCCGCATCCAGGAGCTCGCCGGCGCCCAGGTCACCGCCGAGACCAGTGCGACCACCGGCTTCAGCCCGGGGTTCGCCGCGGTGCTGGAGCTGGCCGACGGCCGGGGGGTGTTCGTCAAGGCGGTCTCGCCCGAGCAGAACCCCGAGTCGCCGGAGCTGGCGCGGGCGGAGGTGCGGGCCGCCGCCGCGCTGCCGCCGCACGTCCCCGCGCCCCGGCTGCTGTGGTCCGGCGACGACGGCGAGTGGGTGCTGCTGGGCTTCGAGGTCGCGCCGGGGCGGCCGCCGCTGCTGCCGTGGCGGTCCGACGAGCTCGAGGTCGTGCTGCGGGCGCTCGACACGCTGGCGGAGTGCGAGCCGCTGCCGGGTCACGAGCTGCGCCCGACCGCCGAGATGCTCGCGGGCGACTTCACAGGCTGGGAGCGGATCGCCGAGCGCCCGGCGGACGAGCTGGACCGGCTCGTCGCGACGGCGGGCGAGGCGGGGCCGTGGCTGCTCGGGCACCTGGACCTGCTCGTCGCGTGGGAGCGGGACGCCCTGGCGGCGTGCGCCGGGAGCGCCCTGGTGCACGGCGACCTGCGCGCGGACAACGTCCTGGTCGACCACGACCACGACGGCGGACGGGTCTCGCTCATCGACTGGCCGCACGCCGGCACGGGGGCACCGTGGCTGGACCTGGCGTTCATGCTCCCGAGCGTCGCGATGCAGGGCGGCGGGTCGCCCCAGGAGATCTTCTGGTCGCGCCCCGTGGCGACCGGGGTCGACCCGGAGCGGCTGCGCGCCGTGGTCGCCGGGCTGTCCGGCTACTTCGCGCACTCCGCGCTCCAGCCGGCCCCGGTCGGCATCCCCAACCTGCGGCGGTTCCAGGGCGCCCAGGCCCGCGCGGCCGTGGAGTGGCTGCGCGCGCTGGCGTAG
- a CDS encoding electron transfer flavoprotein subunit alpha/FixB family protein: MATVLVLLDHADTGALRGSVLELATAARELAGPGGAVHGVWVGDEPLDPALPVLGRHGVSVVHAVTTGDADPLLTPVLAEAVADVVRAAGATVLLALSTFENKEAAARVALATGAGVVTDAAAVERDAAGRVVAAKTVLAGTWTTRCAVLTEVAVVLLKAGAVVSSHVEDEAPLAPEVRPRSVAVTDRATRVRVVERTAQAPSDRPDLSSADVVVVGGRGTGGDFGPLEALADEVGAAVGATRVATDEGWIGHEAQIGQTGVTVSPRLYLGFGVSGAVHHRGGMQASGTVVAVNEDPEAPIFEIADYGVVGDLFQVVPQLTEELRRLRRG; the protein is encoded by the coding sequence ATGGCCACGGTGCTGGTGCTGCTCGACCACGCGGACACGGGCGCGCTGCGGGGCAGCGTGCTGGAGCTCGCGACGGCGGCGCGGGAGCTCGCCGGCCCGGGCGGGGCCGTGCACGGCGTGTGGGTCGGGGACGAGCCGCTCGACCCCGCCCTGCCGGTGCTCGGCCGGCACGGGGTGTCGGTGGTGCACGCCGTCACCACGGGCGACGCCGACCCGCTGCTCACGCCTGTGCTCGCCGAGGCCGTCGCGGACGTCGTCCGAGCGGCCGGCGCGACGGTGCTGCTCGCGCTCTCGACGTTCGAGAACAAGGAGGCCGCCGCCCGCGTCGCCCTCGCGACCGGAGCGGGCGTCGTGACGGACGCCGCGGCGGTCGAGCGGGACGCCGCCGGTCGCGTCGTCGCGGCGAAGACCGTGCTGGCCGGGACGTGGACGACGCGCTGCGCCGTGCTCACCGAGGTGGCCGTCGTGCTGCTCAAGGCCGGCGCGGTCGTCTCCTCGCACGTCGAGGACGAGGCGCCGCTCGCGCCCGAGGTCCGCCCCCGCAGCGTGGCGGTGACCGACCGCGCCACCCGCGTGCGCGTCGTCGAGCGCACCGCGCAGGCACCCTCCGACCGCCCCGACCTGTCGTCCGCGGACGTCGTCGTCGTGGGCGGGCGGGGGACGGGTGGGGACTTCGGTCCGCTGGAGGCGCTGGCGGATGAGGTCGGCGCGGCGGTCGGCGCCACGCGCGTCGCCACGGACGAGGGCTGGATCGGGCACGAGGCGCAGATCGGGCAGACCGGCGTCACGGTCTCCCCGCGGCTGTACCTCGGCTTCGGGGTGTCCGGAGCCGTCCACCACCGCGGCGGCATGCAGGCGTCCGGCACGGTCGTGGCCGTCAACGAGGACCCGGAGGCGCCGATCTTCGAGATCGCCGACTACGGCGTCGTCGGGGACCTGTTCCAGGTGGTGCCGCAGCTCACCGAGGAGCTGCGCCGGCTCCGCCGGGGCTGA
- a CDS encoding electron transfer flavoprotein subunit beta/FixA family protein: protein MRIVVCVKHVPDIQSERALGPDGRLVRDGGDGTLNELDENAVEAAVVLAEQARDAGGDAEVVVVTAGPDDAEDAVRRGLQLGADAAVHVLDDAVAGSDAIGTATVLAAAVRHLGEADLVVTGMAGLDGLTSLLPAALADLLDLPQLTLASSVALADGTVTVRRDLDHATEVLEAPLPALVSVTDRANEPRYPNFQAIMAARKKPVTVLTLADLGVDPATVGSAGARTEVVEAAPRPPRTDRVLVTDDGEAGRHLAAWLLERDLVRTTPATGEVL from the coding sequence GTGAGAATCGTGGTGTGCGTCAAGCACGTGCCCGACATCCAGTCCGAGCGAGCCCTCGGCCCCGACGGCCGGCTCGTGCGCGACGGCGGTGACGGCACGCTGAACGAGCTGGACGAGAACGCGGTCGAGGCCGCCGTCGTCCTGGCGGAGCAGGCGCGCGACGCCGGCGGGGACGCCGAGGTCGTCGTCGTGACCGCCGGCCCGGACGACGCCGAGGACGCCGTGCGACGCGGCCTCCAGCTCGGGGCGGACGCCGCGGTGCACGTCCTGGACGACGCGGTCGCCGGGTCGGACGCGATCGGCACCGCGACCGTGCTGGCCGCGGCCGTCCGCCACCTCGGGGAGGCCGACCTGGTCGTCACCGGCATGGCGGGCCTCGACGGTCTCACCTCGCTGCTGCCGGCCGCGCTGGCGGACCTGCTGGACCTCCCGCAGCTCACGCTCGCGTCGTCGGTGGCGCTCGCGGACGGCACCGTCACGGTGCGCCGGGACCTGGACCACGCCACGGAGGTGCTCGAGGCGCCCCTGCCGGCGCTGGTGTCGGTCACCGACCGGGCGAACGAGCCCCGCTACCCGAACTTCCAGGCGATCATGGCCGCCCGCAAGAAGCCGGTGACGGTGCTGACCCTCGCCGACCTGGGGGTCGACCCCGCGACGGTCGGGTCCGCCGGCGCCCGCACGGAGGTCGTCGAGGCCGCGCCCCGGCCGCCCCGCACGGACCGCGTCCTGGTGACGGACGACGGCGAGGCCGGCCGGCACCTGGCCGCCTGGCTGCTGGAGCGCGACCTGGTCCGCACGACGCCCGCGACGGGGGAGGTCCTCTGA